GAGATATGGTtatagtgaataaaatattctaaGTTTTAGAGTGCATAGGTCACTTTTATTCTTCTGATCTGATCATTAACATTTGTGCTGAAATTGTCCTGTTGCTTCCTACGTTTGAATTACCAATTCCCATTGAAGTATTATTTTCTTAGCCAATTTTAAATTAAGGTTTATACTTCATATCGAGTTTCATATTTGGAAAAGACATAATGTTATCTGGAAGTATGTTCCTATTGCTCCCTTTGCTTGGTTGTCAACACTCCAATTTTTGTcttctaaattaaattaagtgtATCTGACTCTCTCTCCATTTATAAATTTGACCAGGTCTCTTGGTTGAAGCAACATTCTGCACCTACTGCTGGCATCAGCTTTTCACCTTCCAATGATAAGGTCTCTTGTTATGCATATGCTCAAGCATACTAAGATGTGTACTGACTAACATTGGCATTGTATTTACACTGAACTTATTGTATGAATAACGTGACTTACAATCATAATGCAAGAGTTGCGAAGCTGCTTTACTGTCTGAATATTAGTGGGAAACAGTTAATCATTCTGTTATTTCATTCTCCATGACAGATAATTGCTAGCATTGGTTTAGATAAAAAGTTGTACACTTACGACTCAGGATCTAGAAGACCTTCATCTTGCATTTCTTATGAAGTACCTTTTTCTTCATTGGCATTTAGAGATGATGGCTGGGTACTGTCAGCTGGAACAAGCACTGGTCGTGTAGTCTTCTATGATGTTCGTGGAAAACCAGAGCCATTCACTGTTCTTAGAGCTTATAGCAGTTCAGAGGTagctttcttttttatttttcctatTGCCTCTCTATATCTTATTAATTGTAAGTGCCAGCTCAAATgcttgttttccaaacatgccTGAATAGTTTTTTGTATACCAGTAGAAATGAACATCTGAAAAGGGGGGAGGGGGATTACATCTTTATGGTAGTGTCTTTTTTCTAAAACTGAATCATCaaaaaacaatattaattaaatttagatTCACGAGGGTCCCATATGTTTGCCCACGAATGAGAGACTTTTCATTTCCCCtctcttttatttgtatttttatatttttccttttttctttagAAGAATAGAACTTATTTTGTCTATACAAACAATTTGAATTCTAATCACTTCTAGTATTTTATTAGGCTGTTACAAGCTTATGCTGGCAAAGGTCAAAACCAGCTATTGTAAATGAAAGTAGCTGTACTGCTGAAACTGCCCTTTTAGGAGATGCTGTTGAAGATTCAATTCTTATGCCTGATCCACTTCCTTCTATGACTTCGTCGAGCCTCTCTCTATCTACAGCAGTACCAGGTTCTCGGAACCCTAGTCGTTCAGGTCCCTCTCTTGAAACACCTTCAATTGCAGCAACCAGCAGTGGATTTACATCAGGCATGCTACACATGCCTTCTGCAGAGGAAACACCACAGCGAAACCATTTGTGGCCAGGTGGAGCATTGAGTAGGTTACACGCCCCGCGTTCAAGTTATAACTTCAAGGATGAAATGGAGGTGTTCTCTCCTCTTGTGGATGTTCAACCCATCACACCCACTCTTGACAAGTTCTGGGATGATCCTGAGAAATCAAAAAAAGAGCATTTGCTATTAGACAAGAAGCCATCTTCACTTCTGTTTCCTTCATCTACAAGGAGATTTCCTTTTTCAAAGGACGGTGGCATTGATCATCCAATATTTGATTGGAAGCCTAACTCAACTTCTGAACAGGTCTTAGTCTTTCTTTAGCTATTATTTTCTCAGCTGACCATGTAATCCAATACATGACAATATTATCTTTTGAATATCATTGagcaagagtctctggtccttggtTCTTTTTCTTTTGGCCTTACTGTGTCTATATTTTGCACTAATTTCTTACAAGTTACTGTTTTATATAATATGCTTCTTTTTGGAGCATTTATAAATTGATAGCATTAATTTACCTCTTTTAGGTTTTTTGTAGTCCCAAGTGCCCTGACATTCATCTAGATAAGAGGTTGTGCTATCAGTTTTTGTCACTTATTTTGATCCTCTTAATTGTTGTAAATGAATAATTTAAAGACATATTAAATGAAGGAACGAAAAACAGAAGGTATTGAGTATTTGCTTTTGGTCAGTTTTCTTATTCTCAGATTCTTAACGAGATAAAATTGTGGGCTGACACTTGACCTATAAAGAATGTGGTTACTCCTCCTATGCTTAAATTTAGCTGTAGCATTTGTTCCTTAATTATTTCGAGCTTATATGTGTAATGTGTACATCAGTTTTATGTTTCCAATAACATTGATGTGGAGGTTTGATTCCTTCTGACTCTTTTATGTAAAATTGTAAGTTCTCAATCAGTATTTCATGTTTTCGCAACGTGCAGGATGATGCCAAATCTTCATTTGGAATGTTGGGTTCAACACCCTCTCCATCTTCCAAGAGTGAGGACTCCTCATCCATCACACCTCCTGAAGCTTGGGGTGGTGAGAGACCATCTGATAAATATGCCCACCTGCGCACTTTGCCGTCTCGATTGGGAATGTTTGCTTCTAGTAGTCAGACAACAGGGTCACTTTTTTCTGGATTACCCGATCTGTCCTCAACAAGTCAAGCAACTATTAGCTCCTCGACAAATTCAAACTTTAGTTACGCAAACTTGCGAAATAAAGATATTTCTTTAAATCAAGAGAGTTCAATAGCCCTTCCAGAACACTTGACCTCTAGTTCAATGGCTATGTCTCCCAGTACCAAAGCCATTGTAGGACAAGCTAACCTTGATCCATCAGCTTCTCCATCCCTTCCTCGAAGATTTTCTACTTACGCAGAGAGAATAAGTACTACGTCTTCCTTTAGTGATGGGGCATCACTCTCTACGGGTTCGCCAAAAGTAAAGAAAACTGGAGTTGAAAGAGAAGAACTATTTAGCAGCATTTTATCAAAGTCAGAAGCATCAGCTGCCTTAGAACTGGGAATTCTTCCCACAATAAATGTAAGAGTTTAGATGTATTGGATTTAATATTGCCTTGAATTGCATCTAATtgttcatgttttatttttatatttcacTCTTTTGAAGTTATGAGCATTAAAGTTACAGCTACATATGAATCTTGGTTGATATTACAGCTAAGCAGATATTTCTATCATGCTCCTTCTGTTATGCATATTTAGATTAAAATGGTTAATTAATACGTTGCAGGGGGGAGCCTTACAACCACAGAAGATCTCTCAGCAGGATGCACAGCAAGGAACTTCTTTTACACTCCAGCTTTTTCAACGTACTCTGGAAGAGACTCTAGATTCCTTTCAAAAATCAATGCATGAAGATATAAGGAATCTTCACATTGAAACATTAAGA
This genomic interval from Humulus lupulus chromosome 8, drHumLupu1.1, whole genome shotgun sequence contains the following:
- the LOC133798366 gene encoding protein NEDD1 isoform X2, whose amino-acid sequence is MGTIPVAGTDSGDNIEESILAISFSNKVSRYICTGGSGQVVRIWDLQRKRCIKWLRGHTNTITGAMYNCKDEHLASISLSGDLILHNLASGARTAELKDPNEQVLRVLDYSRISRHLLATAGDDGTVHLWDTTGRSPKVSWLKQHSAPTAGISFSPSNDKIIASIGLDKKLYTYDSGSRRPSSCISYEVPFSSLAFRDDGWVLSAGTSTGRVVFYDVRGKPEPFTVLRAYSSSEAVTSLCWQRSKPAIVNESSCTAETALLGDAVEDSILMPDPLPSMTSSSLSLSTAVPGSRNPSRSGPSLETPSIAATSSGFTSGMLHMPSAEETPQRNHLWPGGALSRLHAPRSSYNFKDEMEVFSPLVDVQPITPTLDKFWDDPEKSKKEHLLLDKKPSSLLFPSSTRRFPFSKDGGIDHPIFDWKPNSTSEQDDAKSSFGMLGSTPSPSSKSEDSSSITPPEAWGGERPSDKYAHLRTLPSRLGMFASSSQTTGSLFSGLPDLSSTSQATISSSTNSNFSYANLRNKDISLNQESSIALPEHLTSSSMAMSPSTKAIVGQANLDPSASPSLPRRFSTYAERISTTSSFSDGASLSTGSPKVKKTGVEREELFSSILSKSEASAALELGILPTINGGALQPQKISQQDAQQGTSFTLQLFQRTLEETLDSFQKSMHEDIRNLHIETLRQFHMQEMEMSNVMNVILENQAELMKEVKSLRKENQQLRQLL
- the LOC133798366 gene encoding protein NEDD1 isoform X1, with the translated sequence MNSSDPSVALLAASGGDTVKLFDVSGKPGDPCTLSYTPSPGCQVNSVKWNHTNLVVASAGDDKKISLWRKSGQSMGTIPVAGTDSGDNIEESILAISFSNKVSRYICTGGSGQVVRIWDLQRKRCIKWLRGHTNTITGAMYNCKDEHLASISLSGDLILHNLASGARTAELKDPNEQVLRVLDYSRISRHLLATAGDDGTVHLWDTTGRSPKVSWLKQHSAPTAGISFSPSNDKIIASIGLDKKLYTYDSGSRRPSSCISYEVPFSSLAFRDDGWVLSAGTSTGRVVFYDVRGKPEPFTVLRAYSSSEAVTSLCWQRSKPAIVNESSCTAETALLGDAVEDSILMPDPLPSMTSSSLSLSTAVPGSRNPSRSGPSLETPSIAATSSGFTSGMLHMPSAEETPQRNHLWPGGALSRLHAPRSSYNFKDEMEVFSPLVDVQPITPTLDKFWDDPEKSKKEHLLLDKKPSSLLFPSSTRRFPFSKDGGIDHPIFDWKPNSTSEQDDAKSSFGMLGSTPSPSSKSEDSSSITPPEAWGGERPSDKYAHLRTLPSRLGMFASSSQTTGSLFSGLPDLSSTSQATISSSTNSNFSYANLRNKDISLNQESSIALPEHLTSSSMAMSPSTKAIVGQANLDPSASPSLPRRFSTYAERISTTSSFSDGASLSTGSPKVKKTGVEREELFSSILSKSEASAALELGILPTINGGALQPQKISQQDAQQGTSFTLQLFQRTLEETLDSFQKSMHEDIRNLHIETLRQFHMQEMEMSNVMNVILENQAELMKEVKSLRKENQQLRQLL